One genomic segment of bacterium includes these proteins:
- a CDS encoding T9SS type A sorting domain-containing protein, producing MKNVYIILVIFGFFLAPIANAQEIQIITHGMTKYEPVGTLEIVIDFEVVNISQFEQTIFEVRTIDNMPAGWSSSLCFGDLCFAPFVDSVATTPDFQTPPVAPGDTLKTSIHIFTDQISVATAHVQIEVGTFRNPDDRFVLDFTGTTDPTVSVTGDKIVNAYELYQNYPNPFNPSTRINYKVGEPGLVQLKVYNVLGVEVASLVNEFRNAGDYFADFEARDISSGIYFYTLSINNFTQTRKMILEK from the coding sequence ATGAAAAATGTTTATATAATTTTAGTAATCTTTGGTTTTTTCCTTGCACCGATTGCTAATGCACAGGAAATCCAGATTATAACTCACGGGATGACCAAGTACGAACCTGTAGGCACGCTGGAAATCGTAATTGACTTTGAAGTGGTTAACATTTCTCAATTTGAACAGACAATATTTGAAGTAAGAACAATAGATAATATGCCTGCTGGTTGGTCCTCATCTTTATGTTTTGGTGATTTATGTTTTGCCCCATTTGTTGATAGTGTTGCAACGACACCGGATTTCCAAACACCACCGGTTGCTCCTGGTGATACACTTAAAACATCCATTCATATTTTTACAGATCAGATTAGTGTCGCCACTGCTCATGTTCAAATTGAAGTCGGGACTTTCAGAAATCCAGATGACAGATTTGTTCTGGATTTTACCGGTACTACGGATCCAACTGTCAGTGTAACCGGAGATAAAATTGTAAATGCATACGAATTATATCAGAATTACCCAAATCCATTCAATCCTTCAACAAGAATTAATTACAAAGTTGGAGAACCCGGTTTGGTTCAATTAAAAGTTTACAATGTCTTAGGAGTAGAGGTAGCTTCGCTTGTTAATGAATTCAGGAATGCCGGTGATTATTTCGCTGATTTTGAAGCACGTGACATTTCCAGTGGAATCTATTTTTACACGCTGTCCATTAATAACTTTACCCAAACCAGAAAAATGATCCTGGAGAAATAA
- a CDS encoding TlpA family protein disulfide reductase, with protein sequence MKILTILFLLIIFSIPVFSQGGSEGIRKGPNFKTEYLDGESFELNSELGDGPILLSFWATWCKPCLDELSEYKKLYKEFKDKGFKMYAIATDDERTVSKVKPLVKSKGYDFPVLLDTNMDISRLYYAQSVPYSVILDKKGMIIYSHLGYMKGDEIKVREIISSEVSK encoded by the coding sequence ATGAAAATACTAACGATTCTGTTCCTGCTGATAATTTTCTCAATCCCTGTTTTTTCGCAGGGTGGTTCAGAAGGAATCCGCAAAGGACCAAACTTCAAAACAGAATATCTTGATGGAGAATCATTTGAGCTTAATTCTGAACTTGGTGACGGACCTATACTATTAAGTTTCTGGGCAACATGGTGCAAGCCATGTCTTGACGAGCTGAGTGAATACAAAAAACTTTATAAGGAATTTAAAGATAAAGGTTTTAAGATGTACGCAATCGCGACTGATGATGAAAGAACAGTTTCTAAAGTGAAGCCATTGGTCAAATCGAAAGGTTATGATTTTCCTGTACTATTAGACACCAACATGGATATTTCAAGATTGTATTATGCACAATCAGTTCCGTATTCAGTAATTCTTGATAAAAAGGGGATGATAATTTATTCACACCTTGGTTATATGAAAGGTGATGAAATAAAAGTTAGAGAAATTATTTCCTCTGAAGTTAGTAAATAA
- a CDS encoding T9SS type A sorting domain-containing protein, giving the protein MNLKSIKYLSIFLLLFAFAFMDARAEGGDKKNNTLNKITGSPVYKKFNINRISTWFKNDGESDINPNGNSGFEYPRRSGKTAIFQAGLVWGGKVGGQTRVGGSSYRQGTVPGKILNSGVPASQLIGEDPNLDNVRAFRVRPDYLTGSVQAEIDDDEGSESEIREAYERDWMDWPAADGAPFTDVDGDGAYNPAVDIPGVPGADQTIWFVCNDTDPNQTQFMYGSLPMGIEEQVTVWGYNSAGPLGSMLFRKFKLINKSSDPITDMYVTMWNDPDLGDATDDFAGCDTVLSMTFVYNANPTDAIYGSNPAAAGFDFFQGPIVDGEPTDTAIFDGKYVIGKKNLPMTAHYFYINPDAIYRDPTQGQYQGTQEWYNFMQGRVGTTGDIFPDPFTGGTSVFALYGDPVAGTGWLDGQQHPAGDRRAGMASGPFTMAPGDTQEVVVAEIAAQGSNNINSVSLLKSYDKIAQDAYDKFFVLPSPPRTPNVSATGLDQQVVLNWGFDLARVAETESLNKENFTFQGYNIYQLPDPTATKDEAVRIATFDLVDGIKAVKDRTVDPVSGEEEIVVVQFGGDYGVKRSITIDKNYLTNTPLNNGSRYYFAVTSYAVFNQSGEPDPVQVPNNLENPFIVITVVPQSENPGVTYGEDPGSEIAVDHTTGLADGAPVVTVVDPSSTTGHEYEMFFTDRQEIRNETGEWVPASAVSRNYNPNDPDTLTGSSIDIAAVYGPKAGQLQLNCLLDLVSPDGNWSDGISLTFPAGVTVLEVPGFDAGNGHISPEIIQYLDSTVVILGDVSHPYTEDGPFIGGEEWIILVDADVPITVDWVIYDDGYSGGPVDASGSTTVTDVGNLSRTALYWNVKDLDAGSIVKLENQPVVSGVSLFPKRDDVSSGFGTNSGQVMDGLEVILNGSYDAPIVPFDYEITPINPANPSRIGTGSAASATTTVFANYTLYGLPTSWAIDGFGFGTDVVDDLQQDYELRYTGILDTSVIVNGPYTDTLITVSSGGQMATIFSTVAGGGGLARHPLNPNPGSTTPFLIRIPFEVWNKDTGKQVNIMFRDREQALPTDTTSDKFWSWYPNNRNYMVIVNNDYDPNTPIIGGHPYRDDATWIVVIYSTRLAVGDVVTITYANPFQIGVDTYRFKSTASAYSSDLAADDVNKINVFPNPYYGVNPQEINKYERFVTINHLPDYAKIRIFNLAGQLVRTIEKTTPGQFQRWDLLTDSGLPVASGLYIIYVDMPDLGRTKILKAAIIQEQQILDRF; this is encoded by the coding sequence ATGAATCTCAAATCAATCAAATACCTGAGTATATTTTTGTTGCTCTTTGCTTTTGCATTCATGGATGCCAGAGCAGAAGGGGGCGACAAAAAGAATAATACTCTGAACAAAATCACAGGATCTCCTGTGTATAAAAAATTCAACATTAACAGAATATCCACCTGGTTTAAAAATGATGGTGAATCTGACATTAACCCGAATGGTAATTCCGGATTTGAATATCCTCGAAGAAGTGGTAAAACTGCTATTTTCCAGGCAGGTTTAGTATGGGGCGGTAAAGTGGGAGGCCAAACCCGTGTTGGTGGTTCTTCATACCGTCAGGGTACAGTTCCTGGTAAAATTCTTAATAGCGGAGTTCCTGCCAGTCAATTAATCGGCGAAGATCCGAATCTCGACAATGTAAGAGCTTTCAGAGTCAGACCCGACTATCTAACTGGAAGCGTACAAGCTGAAATTGACGATGATGAAGGTAGCGAATCCGAAATCCGGGAAGCTTATGAAAGGGATTGGATGGACTGGCCCGCTGCAGACGGAGCCCCTTTTACTGATGTGGATGGTGACGGTGCTTACAATCCTGCTGTTGATATCCCAGGTGTTCCAGGTGCAGATCAAACCATCTGGTTTGTGTGCAATGATACAGATCCAAATCAGACACAATTTATGTATGGTTCTTTACCTATGGGTATTGAAGAGCAGGTTACAGTGTGGGGATATAACTCTGCAGGACCGCTCGGAAGTATGTTATTCAGAAAATTCAAACTTATCAATAAAAGCAGCGATCCAATCACTGATATGTATGTTACCATGTGGAATGACCCAGACCTCGGCGATGCGACAGATGACTTCGCTGGATGCGACACAGTACTTAGTATGACATTTGTTTACAATGCTAATCCTACTGATGCGATTTATGGAAGCAATCCTGCAGCTGCTGGTTTTGACTTTTTCCAGGGACCAATCGTTGACGGTGAGCCGACAGATACTGCAATATTTGATGGAAAATATGTCATTGGAAAGAAAAATCTGCCAATGACAGCACATTATTTCTATATAAATCCTGATGCAATTTATAGAGACCCGACTCAGGGCCAATATCAGGGAACTCAGGAATGGTATAACTTTATGCAGGGAAGAGTTGGAACAACAGGCGATATATTCCCTGATCCCTTCACTGGTGGAACCTCAGTGTTTGCACTGTACGGTGATCCAGTGGCTGGTACCGGCTGGCTTGATGGACAGCAGCATCCGGCAGGAGACAGAAGAGCAGGAATGGCTTCCGGTCCATTCACAATGGCGCCCGGTGACACGCAGGAAGTTGTTGTTGCAGAAATTGCTGCTCAGGGTTCTAACAATATAAATTCTGTTTCATTACTGAAATCATATGATAAAATTGCCCAGGATGCATATGATAAATTCTTCGTTCTTCCATCTCCGCCGAGGACTCCAAATGTTAGTGCAACCGGTCTCGATCAACAAGTTGTATTAAACTGGGGTTTTGATCTAGCAAGAGTGGCTGAGACAGAATCACTTAACAAAGAAAATTTCACTTTCCAGGGTTATAATATATACCAACTTCCGGATCCAACGGCGACAAAAGACGAAGCGGTTCGAATAGCTACTTTTGATCTTGTCGATGGAATCAAAGCAGTTAAGGACAGAACTGTTGATCCTGTTTCAGGCGAAGAAGAAATAGTCGTTGTACAATTTGGCGGTGATTATGGTGTTAAAAGATCGATCACCATTGATAAAAATTATCTGACTAATACACCATTAAACAATGGCTCCAGATACTATTTTGCAGTAACTTCCTATGCTGTATTTAACCAATCAGGCGAGCCTGATCCTGTACAGGTTCCGAACAACCTGGAAAATCCTTTCATCGTAATTACGGTAGTTCCTCAATCCGAAAATCCTGGTGTTACATATGGTGAAGACCCAGGCTCTGAAATAGCAGTTGATCATACAACTGGATTAGCTGATGGTGCCCCTGTTGTTACAGTAGTTGATCCGAGCTCAACTACCGGACATGAATATGAAATGTTCTTTACAGACCGCCAGGAAATAAGAAACGAAACTGGCGAATGGGTTCCGGCTAGCGCAGTCAGTAGGAATTACAATCCAAATGATCCGGATACACTTACAGGTTCTTCAATTGATATTGCTGCTGTTTATGGACCAAAAGCCGGGCAACTTCAGCTCAATTGTTTGTTGGATCTGGTATCGCCAGACGGTAACTGGTCTGATGGTATTTCATTAACTTTCCCCGCAGGAGTAACAGTTTTGGAAGTACCTGGTTTCGATGCTGGCAATGGTCACATTTCTCCTGAAATTATTCAGTATTTGGATAGCACGGTTGTTATTTTGGGAGACGTAAGTCATCCATACACGGAAGATGGACCGTTTATTGGTGGTGAAGAATGGATTATACTCGTTGATGCAGATGTACCAATAACAGTTGATTGGGTTATTTATGATGATGGTTATAGTGGTGGACCTGTCGATGCATCAGGTAGCACGACTGTTACAGATGTTGGTAACTTATCCCGTACAGCATTGTATTGGAACGTAAAAGATCTGGATGCAGGCAGTATTGTTAAACTTGAAAATCAGCCAGTTGTTAGCGGTGTTTCGTTGTTTCCAAAGAGAGATGATGTCTCGTCTGGCTTTGGTACTAACTCCGGTCAGGTTATGGATGGACTAGAGGTGATTTTGAATGGAAGTTATGATGCACCAATAGTTCCGTTCGATTACGAAATTACACCCATCAATCCGGCGAATCCTTCAAGAATTGGAACCGGAAGTGCGGCAAGCGCTACGACAACGGTATTTGCAAACTACACTCTTTACGGATTGCCCACAAGCTGGGCTATTGATGGTTTTGGATTTGGTACTGATGTAGTTGATGATTTGCAGCAGGATTATGAGTTAAGGTACACAGGTATATTAGATACTTCTGTGATAGTTAACGGTCCATATACAGATACCTTGATAACCGTCAGTAGCGGAGGTCAGATGGCGACTATATTCTCAACTGTTGCAGGAGGTGGAGGATTAGCTAGACATCCTTTGAATCCTAATCCAGGCTCAACCACCCCGTTCCTGATTAGAATTCCTTTTGAGGTATGGAACAAAGACACGGGTAAGCAGGTTAATATTATGTTCAGGGATCGCGAACAAGCACTACCCACTGATACAACCTCAGACAAATTCTGGTCCTGGTATCCAAACAACAGAAACTATATGGTAATTGTTAATAATGATTACGATCCTAATACGCCTATTATCGGCGGTCATCCATACCGGGATGATGCAACCTGGATTGTCGTAATATATTCAACTCGATTAGCTGTAGGCGATGTTGTAACAATCACATATGCAAATCCATTCCAGATTGGAGTTGACACCTATAGATTTAAGTCAACTGCATCTGCATATTCAAGTGATCTTGCAGCAGACGATGTAAATAA
- a CDS encoding TonB-dependent receptor, whose translation MLLLFLSLPSLLLAQGRISGKVTDLETGEPLIGANVLVVGTSSGAATDVNGEYLIINLPAGTVEVKCSYIGYQTITISDVRVTTGLTNEVNFQLPAEGVSVADVVVIAEKPLIQKDNTNKIRTTTSEDIDILPVRGVDNIVSLTAGVVQESEALFIRGGRQDEVGFYLEGANIKNPELGGRAVTIPQDALEEIQVQAGGYTAEFGGANAGIIRQQLKSGSNLFNASFEYITDNITFKSKDDIFDGEQRLGTTWYGYNEMSGIISGPIVDPRYRFFLNLNYIYNRDLNPQPYPGINLGNVVDPVSKDSVMLNYAAGPVNNNSRDVMSYAGTLTFDFSPVSLRIAGTFSDLRQDLVNNAESRNTTPILSFLNPRVGQRDINNGSFSAKLTHVVSPQVFYELLGGYYLEDQEDYDKYLNEDYWSYGDSVANANAGWVWERSVKDITGGKVGRYQTPTIRNVLGFGFNGYGEVPVNYQKRNRTGFNFSGALTYFAGKHHTFKLGGEFQQYNLKRWTVAGQDDLASLLASRLEADPSLDVNQVKRDLLITAGINNYGYDVFGNEIDDDYDDPLTDFQDGEYFGAHQPVFIGAYIQDRIDFNDIIINAGLRFDYFDVDNYQLVDPAFPDAGMDPTSGEFIAEGWEKTPTTQYLSPRLGISFPVTDNTVFHAQYGQFVQQSRLLDIYQGYYRTSFEIKGGFFIPQPVGKGINPSRTTQYEIGFTQMIADFMSVDITMYYKDVKDQVVFISQDTDPNSSFQSYSTLANGDFATTKGIELTFNMRRFERIAANASFSFQDARGTGSFPNSNRGIVGAPLENRAFVPAYVSPLVYNNALRGNFNIDYRFGPDDGPAVLHDFGVSVLALFTTGHPYTKGTGGADLEGDARNRTPVEPLNSSSTPSTFQVDLSVDKTFTIYDRLAANIYIRVTNLFDAANVENVFLRTGSATDDGFISDPQLRQQLLETYGPQYESVYRAINIDYAEQWRNAGGAGGDGGGIYQGLNAYMYGPPRQIVLGLKLTY comes from the coding sequence ATGTTGCTGCTGTTTTTATCGTTACCATCTCTGCTGCTGGCCCAAGGAAGGATCAGCGGAAAGGTGACTGACCTTGAAACAGGTGAACCTCTCATAGGTGCGAACGTACTTGTGGTTGGAACATCTTCAGGCGCAGCCACGGATGTTAACGGTGAATACTTAATTATTAACCTTCCGGCAGGAACTGTTGAAGTTAAGTGCTCCTACATCGGTTATCAGACTATCACGATTTCCGATGTCCGGGTGACAACAGGATTAACCAACGAGGTTAATTTTCAATTACCTGCTGAAGGGGTTTCAGTTGCAGATGTTGTAGTAATTGCTGAAAAGCCGCTGATTCAAAAGGATAACACTAATAAAATCAGAACTACAACAAGTGAGGATATAGATATTTTACCTGTTAGAGGCGTTGACAATATAGTATCTCTAACAGCTGGGGTTGTTCAGGAATCGGAAGCACTGTTTATCAGGGGCGGACGTCAGGATGAAGTTGGCTTCTACCTCGAAGGTGCCAACATTAAAAATCCTGAACTAGGTGGCCGCGCTGTAACAATTCCACAGGATGCTCTTGAAGAAATTCAGGTTCAAGCTGGTGGTTATACAGCGGAGTTCGGAGGAGCCAATGCAGGTATTATTCGCCAGCAATTAAAAAGCGGCTCAAATTTGTTCAATGCTAGTTTCGAGTACATAACAGATAACATTACTTTCAAAAGCAAAGACGATATTTTTGATGGAGAGCAAAGGCTTGGAACAACCTGGTATGGCTACAACGAGATGAGTGGTATAATCAGTGGTCCAATTGTAGACCCTCGTTATCGTTTCTTCTTAAACTTAAACTACATTTATAACAGGGATTTAAATCCTCAACCATATCCGGGTATTAATCTTGGAAATGTTGTTGACCCAGTATCTAAAGATTCAGTTATGCTTAATTATGCTGCCGGACCAGTTAATAACAATTCCAGGGACGTTATGTCCTATGCAGGAACATTGACATTTGACTTTAGTCCTGTTTCTCTAAGAATAGCTGGTACTTTTTCAGACTTAAGGCAAGACCTGGTCAATAACGCAGAGTCAAGAAATACAACACCGATTTTAAGTTTTCTAAATCCAAGAGTCGGTCAAAGAGACATTAATAACGGAAGTTTCAGTGCAAAATTAACACACGTTGTTTCACCGCAGGTATTTTATGAATTGCTTGGCGGCTATTACTTGGAAGATCAGGAAGATTATGACAAATATCTTAACGAAGATTACTGGAGTTATGGAGATAGCGTAGCTAATGCAAATGCTGGTTGGGTTTGGGAAAGATCGGTTAAAGATATTACCGGTGGAAAAGTTGGAAGATATCAAACACCAACTATTCGAAACGTCCTCGGTTTTGGATTTAACGGTTACGGTGAAGTACCTGTTAACTATCAGAAAAGAAACAGAACAGGCTTTAACTTTAGCGGTGCCTTAACTTACTTCGCCGGTAAGCACCACACATTCAAATTAGGCGGTGAATTCCAGCAATATAATTTAAAAAGATGGACTGTTGCTGGTCAGGATGATCTGGCAAGTTTGTTAGCCTCAAGACTTGAAGCAGATCCAAGCCTAGATGTCAATCAGGTTAAGAGAGATTTGCTTATTACAGCCGGGATAAATAACTATGGCTATGATGTATTTGGTAATGAAATAGACGATGATTATGATGATCCTTTAACTGATTTTCAGGATGGTGAATACTTTGGAGCTCATCAGCCAGTATTTATCGGAGCTTATATTCAGGATAGGATAGATTTTAATGACATTATTATTAATGCTGGTTTGAGGTTTGACTACTTTGATGTAGACAATTATCAGTTAGTAGATCCGGCATTTCCAGATGCAGGAATGGATCCGACAAGCGGTGAGTTTATAGCTGAAGGTTGGGAAAAAACTCCAACTACACAGTATTTAAGTCCGCGTCTTGGCATTTCGTTCCCGGTAACTGATAACACTGTATTCCATGCACAGTACGGTCAGTTTGTACAGCAGTCAAGACTATTGGATATCTACCAGGGTTATTATAGAACCAGTTTTGAAATTAAAGGTGGTTTCTTTATTCCACAACCTGTTGGTAAAGGAATTAACCCCTCAAGAACAACACAATATGAAATCGGGTTCACCCAAATGATCGCCGATTTTATGTCTGTGGACATTACAATGTATTACAAAGATGTTAAGGATCAGGTCGTATTTATTTCTCAGGATACAGATCCTAATTCATCTTTTCAGTCCTATAGCACCCTTGCAAATGGTGACTTTGCAACAACAAAAGGAATAGAGCTTACATTCAACATGCGTAGATTCGAAAGAATCGCGGCTAATGCATCATTTTCATTTCAGGATGCTCGCGGAACCGGTTCATTCCCGAATTCTAACCGAGGTATTGTAGGAGCACCGCTTGAAAACAGGGCTTTCGTTCCGGCATATGTATCGCCTCTAGTTTACAATAATGCATTAAGAGGCAACTTCAATATAGATTATAGATTTGGTCCCGATGATGGTCCGGCAGTTCTTCATGATTTCGGTGTATCAGTGCTTGCTCTGTTTACAACCGGACATCCATACACAAAGGGAACAGGAGGAGCCGATCTCGAAGGTGATGCTCGAAACAGAACCCCGGTTGAACCATTAAACTCTTCCAGTACTCCTTCTACTTTCCAGGTAGATCTGAGCGTTGATAAAACATTTACAATTTATGACAGGCTTGCTGCAAACATTTATATAAGAGTTACGAATTTATTTGATGCAGCTAATGTTGAGAACGTATTCTTAAGAACCGGCTCAGCTACTGATGATGGATTTATATCTGATCCGCAACTTAGACAGCAGTTGTTAGAAACTTACGGACCTCAATATGAATCAGTTTACCGTGCCATCAACATTGATTATGCAGAACAATGGAGAAATGCAGGTGGTGCAGGTGGCGATGGTGGCGGTATCTATCAGGGATTAAATGCTTATATGTATGGTCCACCGCGGCAGATTGTTCTTGGCTTAAAATTAACATACTAA